The Tamandua tetradactyla isolate mTamTet1 chromosome 23, mTamTet1.pri, whole genome shotgun sequence genomic interval GGCTGGACTGATGAAATGATGATTAGGTTTTGGGCTAAGTGAAGAGAATGAAGGAGCCAGTTCCTGGAGTGGCTCTGGTGGTTATGATGGCATGGAATGCAGCATTTAGAGCTGAAAGGGAGCTCTTTGGAGCTGCTAGTTCAATGTTTTAAGCAGAGTTTGGAGGAAGCAGTGGGtgggaaaagtttttttttttttttttttctgtagaaatgGCCTGAACCTTCAATATATTGAAGAGGATACTCCAAAGGCCATGGGCAAGAGTACTTGTTTTTTCCCCACAAAGCATCTCATGGGAATACTGTTCACAGAATATACCCCGAGGAAGGCTGATGCCCAGAGGGGGATGGTAAACTCACAGAACAAGTTAGTGGCAGAGGTGGGCCCCAAATCCAAAACTCCTGATTTCCTAGTCAGTGTTCTTTTCACTATACCAGGCTGCAGGGCTAGATggatggaaaagggaaaaggctggGATAACAGAGACCAGCTAGGAGACCCCAGGTCTAAATCAGCAAGGGCCCAAGCAAGAGGAGCCTACCAGGGGAGCTGCTTCTGGGGACCTTTTGTGAAGCCTCTGACCCTTCCTCCACACCTCTATGGCACCCATGTTTTGTCTCACACCTCTGATAAAATGATAAGACATTCACCTGtaattttcatctttctgctcaGAAGAGGATTTTCCTTCTTGGCTTTAGCACTAAGGTGGATTGATGTTGGACACACATAATTCAACTATACCAGCTTTTGAAAGAAGAGAAGCACTTTGTTATTGTGGGCAATTTCACACACCTCCTAAACACTTGAATGACATTTCCCCCCCCATTACACgacccctaaacataaccctattattatttttaaacgtttttttattgtgaaatatatatacaaaaagcagtaaatttccaagtacattttaacaagtccctattattttataatacttaTCAGAGCctatcatttaaatttttctctcatcATTTATGACAATATGGAATTGTTTATGTGGCCAAAAGCAGCATTTCTGACCTCCTAGAGTCTTCTTTCCTGCACTACCTGGTATTACAACTGCACCTTATAACGGCATAAAATTCCTTCTCTCTTTGGAGTCAGACATCCTGGGTTTTCATCCTGGCTTCCCCCctaactagctgtgtggcctGGCCTGGGGCaagttaacctctctgtgcctctgcttcCCGGTGCATAAGACCTATTTCTGAAGTGTTGTAATGTTTACATGGTAAATCATCAGTCAAGGTTAGTAATATTATTAGTCTCTTCATCATTTCACAGAACCAACTTAGCTTCGGCATATTCTGCCCCTCTGAAACACCTTTAAATGGATCATTAAAACAAGAGTGAGTCCTTCCCTTCAGTAACTCACCTAATCTTTAATACAGTCATAACTTCATAACTTGAGAATCCAGTTCGTTTTGACAAGGTCAGCAGGGGCCAGCAATTTTGAAGCGTTCATGCTGCTTTTCTAAACCGTGCCTGGAGGAGGCAGTAGGAGGCAGTGCGAAAGGCTCACACGTAGGCATATGAAAGCCTGGGGTCCGACCGGTCTGTCTGAGGTTGAATAACAACTGGCCTTTAGGTTTCTCTTGTGTAAACTGAGTTAAGTTGGATCCTGAACTCTAAGGCCTTCTGCCCAGTATCCTCAGTTAAAGAGCTGGGAAATGTGTGGAAATACTATAGGTACATAATAGATGATTACTGGAGGAATAAACTGTTAAAGGAATAGGGGTGGGAGGGCTGAATGTTCTTTCGTGCcttccatgtgaaaaaaaaagagagcgagaGAAATGAACTAGTTTacccaaaaacatttttgaaagaccTGGTCACAGAGTGGGGCTTCTTGCTGGGGCTGGGGACCGGACCTCAGGCCGGCAGGGCGCGGCGGCGGTTTCCCCCTCTTCTGGGACATCTGCCGCCACCCGCGCTCACGCACCAGAGTCTCGCCTTTCACCGCAGTCGACCTGAACCGCACTCCGAAGCGGCCGCGGCCATCTTAGCTATGGGCACGAGGCGCTGCCAAAGCCGCTTGCGGAACCGCCAGAGAACTGGATGGGGGACAAGCCGTTCAAGCTCTTAAACGTCTTTCCCTAACGCGGGATGAAGGTAGAGTGCCGCCGTCTTTTCTGAGGCCGCCTACATTTTTCTCAGTTCGGGACCACTGAGTACAACGGGCAGTTTTTTCCGCCGTCCTAGAGAGGCCCCACCCAAAGCTACTTCCGGACTCCGGAGCTCGGAGGAGACCCTGGTATCTGAGGCCCAAGCGTCCCTTCTAGGAGCCGGGAAGCTCCCGGGCTTCGGTCCCCGAGGATGGAGGATGTGCCCGGGAAGGCCAGACTTGACGGAGGAGGGAAGAAGGCCAGGGCCCGCGAGGCTCGCGGACGTGGCGGTGTACTTCTTTCCGTTGGCTGGGGGTGTTTGCAGGGAAGAACTAGGGGCCATTACGGTGGCTGGGTGAGGTCGAGTGGTCCCGGCTCTCCGGAAGAGGGTGGGTGCGTGGGCAGGGCCAAGTTCTTGATTCGCCTGACTCCTGCCCCAGGATGCTTTAGCTTCTTGTGATCCGCCAAACCACAATGACTGGAGTTCGTAACTGAGCCTTCCCCAGCCAGACACCTCTCGTGGCTCCCAGGACTTTCACAAGAAAGTCTGAACCTGTTGGCTGGGATGTGGAGAGATTGGAACTCTGCTGCATTGCTGCGGGGACTGTGAAATGGttcagctactgtggaaaacagtttggtgggtTCTCGAAAAATTGAACGTAGAATTACTGCGCAATTCCACTCCTACATATATGCCTCAAAGAATTGgtaacagggacttgaacagatacttgtatgCTAATgttaatggcattattcacaatagccaaagggtGGAAACAACTTATGTGACCACTGACAGATAATGGATAAGTTAAATGTACTATATGCGGTacttataatggaatattattcagccataaaaaggaatgaagttctgaaacgtGCTATAACGTGAACCTTGAAAttattatattgagtgaaataaaccagacacaaaagggcgaATACCATATAAtaccacttatatgaaatataaagcaaattcgtagagacagaaagattaaaGACTACTAGGGGAAAGGGGAatgagttattgcttaatgggtacagtttctgtttgggatgatggaaaagttttagaaataaatagTTGGTGTtagttgcacaacactgtgaatgtacttaatgccacttaagtatatttttattctaaaactgTCCACCTGAGGGGACAGTTCAGAGCCCTAGTACACACTGACCTGGAATTCGAACCAACTTGTTCCTCACAGTGAGTAATGCCATTTGACTCCAGCCAAAATGGGAACTTTGTTCTCTGGACACGCCTGTAACTTAAAAAGCCCTTGCTTTGTTCTGCTCCATACAAGCTACACCTCCAAATCTAACCTGTCCTCCACTTCCCTTCCCAAATGCCATCCTAGAAATTTCTGCTGGAGCTTTCCTGCTCTATGCTAACCCCCTTGAACTGCCACCCTGTGTCTATCTTTCTTTATAGTCCTGAGAACAGTCTGCCTGAAGGTCCCCCCTCCGACCTGCACCAGCGGAGTCATCTGTCTCCTCTGGCTTAGTGTAAGCCTAGGGCAGGAGTTTTATACTAGTTCACCAATGTCTCTCTGACATCTAGAATAATGCCTGGTATGCAAGAAGCCAGTACGTTTTCACTAAATGAATACATAGGTAGTCTTAGGAAATGTTTCTTGAGTGATCAGGGTTCTTTAGAATACTTAGGCCCAAATCAGCCTGCATCTCCTGGTGGAGCAGAGACTGAGCTGTAGGATCCAGGTACTCAGGAGACAGACCTGAGAGAAGGCTGGAAAGGTGAGAAGTGGGGCGGTTTTAGTTCCACCTGTTGGCAGAAATGTTTTGTGGCCCaaggaactgttctagtttgctagctgctggaatgcgatataccagaaactcaatggcttttaaaaagggaaatttaataagttgcaagttaacagtttttagactgtggaaatgtctcaattaaagcaataaaaatgtccaatctaaggcatctagagaaagatatcttgatgcaagaaggtcaatgaaattcaggtttctctctcacgtggaaaggcacatggtgaacatggtcagggtttctctgtcatctggaaagtcacgtggcgaacatggcgtcatctgccagctttctctcctggcttcctttttcatgaagctccccaggaggcattttccttcttcatctccaaaggttgctggctggtggactcatgaagctccccaggaggcattttccttcttcatctccaaaggttgctggctggtggactcagcttctcgtggctatgtttttctgctctttcagaatctcttgctttctccaaaatgtttcctcttttataggattccagtaaggcaatcaagacccacctggaacagacatgtctctacctaatcaggtttaatagcCACAcagattgagtcacatctccatagagataagctaatcaaagtttccaacatatagtactaaatagggattagaagaaacggctgcctttacaaaatgggattaggactaaaatatggcttttctagggtacatcctttcaaactggtataaACACCATTCACCTGTTTTGTTACTAGTGTTACTAATTTTTGCTGACTTGGACTTATGTTCCCCATTGAAAGCCAGGATCTTGACCTTCTCATTCTCATTTCATTGGCTTTGAGACATTCAGGAGTACCATGAACAGGCCACACTGTATGAATCCCCCAATCTCTAGGtcagtgggggggaggggggtgaatTCAAGTTTGGGAAGAAGACAGTTCACCTCTCTATCCTAGGTCCCTGGGCCCTCCAACATCTGGTTGCTCCTCAGGTGGGTGAGAATGCCCCTGCCTATCTGGCCCCTCAGTTGGCCCACCAGGCTGGGGGCTCCCAGGGGCTGCATTCCTATCTAAATGCTTCTGCCCTTGTCTGTAAAGGTTGATCCTGTCACCTGAGCCTGATGAGGTCTTGGGGAGTTGGCCAGAGCTGAGTTTTTAATTGGCCATCTTTCCCAAAAGGTACTCAGAATATGATCCAACTGGAAGGCACCAGCACAGGGAGTCTTATTTGGGAGTTTCCCCAAGCCCCTGGGGTCATGACACTGACCTGATCTCTGAGCCTTTGTTCAAGGCCTCAGTCTGCAGCACCTGGCACTCACCTAGCACTCTCATCCCTGTCCTGAGTGTTGCTGCTGCCTTGCCAAAACCTTCAGCCTGGCTGGGTGCACTCTGGGGAAGGTCCCTGGACCTGCAGCCACTGCAGCACCTGCTTCTGCCATAGTCAGTATTCCTCGTTACACCTGTTGGTCCACACAGGCAAGCAGACTTCCTCCTGTCCCTGCAATGTAGGGTGATTCAGCCAGAGGTGGGTAGTGGGGGCCCCAGTGGCACCGTGGCCCCCCAAGAATGTGATTGTGGGTCTTCCCCAGCAAGTCCCGGAGCTGTCTGTGAGCTTTCAGCACTCTCCATCCAGGACTCTTCCAGGCCTGTGGTGATGGACACTAGGGGAGCAGGGGGAGACTGACAGGTGACAAAATGCCATGCCTTTTAACGGgaatttttcatcctttcatatGTCCTTCAGGGATCCAAGAGGCTGGAAGGgccagggctgggtttcaggcCCCCTAGGCAACTACCTCTGCTTCTGCCCACTTTCCAACAAACCTCTCTCCTTGGCCAAGCTCCTTGCCTTCCCCCTTGTGCTATGATCACCTCTTTGCTTGCCCAGCCTCCCTAGCTGTGGGAAGAAGCACCTATCAGATGCAAGCCGGCaggtgaaagacagaaaaaatagtGTCAGACAGCGTGGGCCGGACCCGCACTTGAACTAACCGCGCTGAATGGTCCTTTGTTTCGGGCTAACCTgggagggcggggcggggctgaGGGGCGTGCCTAAGACAGGGCGGGGCTGGGAGCACGTCTTCCAGCACCTGTGCCCAAAGGGTCGGGCGGCCGATCTGCGTGCTCTCTTAACCCACGCCCGGGCCGGGGCCAGTAGGTGTACGGCTTGTTTTCAGGTCTGACGGGTGGACGTGCGCCTTTTCTCGCACGTGTAGCCATTGCAGCCATTTTGGCTGAGGGCTCCAAGACAAAGCgacctggagaggctgggctgacGTCATTGGTGGGCACGATTGCGTAGGAGCAAAGTTCATGAGGCCGCGTTGccgccatttttttttaaggcatcTGCCAGTTCTGCTCTTCTATGTCCCTTCAGCCATCAAATCTTTAGTTTTTAGCCACCTTAGTGGGTCCTCGTGAGACCAGTTCCGGATCTCTCTTGGCTTTCATGACCGCACTCCCACCTGGGGTCCAGGTCAACGCTTCTTGAGTGGGACGGCTCCGCAGACCTAGGCCCGGCAAGGAGAGGCGGCTACCCTTGTTACCCGGCTGGCAGTTCCCATGGCACCGCCTCTGGCCCCGCTCTCCGCCCGGGAGCCAAACCGAGCAAGACCCAAGGGGAGGACACCCGAGCCCGTGAGGTTCGCGGACGTGGCCATCTACTTCTCCCGGGACGAGTGGGCGCGTCTGCGGCGCTCGCAGAGAGCCCTGTACCGGGACGTGATGCGGGAGACCTACGGCCACCTGGGCGCGCTCGGTGAGAGCCCCACCTACTCGCCTGGCTCCAACTCCCCCATTCACCTGGCTGGGACTCTGAGCCCTACACGTGGAGTGGGAGGCCTTAGTTTCGGGAAGTCGGGACTTGGGTACCTCCCCTCAGCGTGGGGTTTGCATTCTTTTCCCCCAGGATTCCGTGGCCCCAAGCCAGCCCTCATCTCCTGGGTGGAGGAAGAGGCCGAATTGTGGGGTCCGGATGCCCAGGATCCTGAAGTGGGGGAGTGTCTGACAGAAGCACACCCGGGTGAGGTAGTGGGTACCCATAGGGACTTCCTCTGTGCCTGCTTATCTGTTTGTTCCCTGCGTCGTTTTCCCGGCCAAGGTTATTATATCTGCCTTCTGGATTCACAAAGGGAGGGGCTGTGACCTTCCTTGCTGGGTCTGGGGGGAGGTGTCAGACCCAGGCAGGCCTGCCTGTCCAGTCTGGGAGCACCCCAAGGCTAGTTGGTCACTAAGCTCTGTTGCTTGTACCCCACCTACATCATCCCTCCCACGCTTTTCTCTGCTACCCCGTGTGTTTTAGCTGACTTGCTTTTTTGTTCTATCTTTGTAGCAGCCTCCTTTCTCTTGATTTCCAGTTCATCTTTTCAGCTCTTGAGCAGTACCTGGCCCCAGTGCATTTGTCAGTACCAGCCATGTCCATGGCCTCCTCTGCACTGTTCCTGCTGCTTAGAAAGTCCTTCGGCACccattcatcatcaccatccagcTCATATGTTGTCATCTCCACCCCCAGCTTTCCCAGCTTTGGAGCAGAATTCACTGTCTCTTCCATCCCCTCTTTCTGTTCCTCCAGCTGAGGAGAAGGTGCCCCTCCTTGTGCCCTCCCTCTATAGAGCTGAGTCCCAGAGGTCGCTATGGGTCCAGAAGGCAGTTGTAACTAAGAGGCTTTACTGTCACCCTGTGGGgcggggatggggggtggggatgtACTGGGATAAGCCAAGGTCTGAGCTTTCCCTTATCTCCTAGCAGTTTCCAGAaacaaggaggaaaaagaagaaagggaagataCCAAGTTGCCAGAGAAGATCCTTTCTACGGCTGCTCAGCCTCCTGGGCTGAAGGCTTTCAAATCCCTTCCTGCTGGGATTCCTCAGGGTTTGGAACAGCTGTCCAAGGCACCTCGCCGGGGCCGCCTCCAACTCTGTGCCCATCCACCTGTCCCCCGAGCGGACCAGCGCCACGGCTGCTACGTGTGCGGGAAGAGTTTTGCCTGGCGCTCCACTCTGGTGGAGCACCTCTATACCCACACTGGCCAGAAGCCCTTTCGTTGCCCTGATTGTGACAAGGGCTTCAGCCAAGCCTCCTCTCTGAGCAAACACCGGGCCATCCACCGTGGAGAGCGGCCCCACCGCTGTCCTGACTGTGGCCGGGCCTTCACCCAGCGCTCAGCCCTCACCACCCACCTCCGGGTCCACACGGGCGAGAAGCCTTACCACTGTGCTGACTGCGGCCGCTGCTTCAGCCAGAGTTCTGCGCTCTACCAGCACCAGCGGGTCCACAGTGGCGAGACTCCCTTCCCCTGCCCAGACTGTGGCCGTGCCTTTGCCCATGCCTCAGACCTTCGGCGCCACATGCGCACCCATACGGGCGAGAAACCCTACCCATGCCCAGACTGTGGGCGCTGCTTCCGGCAGAGCTCAGAGATGGTGGCCCACAGGCGTACCCACAGTGGCGAGCGCCCCTACCCCTGTCCCCAGTGTGGCAGGTGCTTTAGCCAGAAATCAGCCATGGCCAAGCACCAGTGGGTCCAtcggcctggggctggggggagtCGGGGCCGGGGGACCAATGGGTTGCCTGCGCCTCTGGCCCCTGGCCGAGGGGACCTGGATCCACCTGTGGGCTTCCAGCACTACCCAGAGATTTTCCAGGAGTGTGGGTGACAGCCTTGAAGGTGACAGGGCAGGGGTGAAGATCTAGTCATTGCCTGAGGTCCAAGCTGGTTTCTGGAGCCTGAGCCTCTACAGCAGCATCCAGGGAGGTCACAGAATTCCTGGCAAGAGCTGTAGCTGCGTTATGAGGACAGTCTTGTCTTAGGCCCTCACTAGCTTAATCTGCTGACACCTCACTCTCCACTGCCCCAGACTCTAGGATCCTCCTTTGATCAATTAGGGCCAAGGTAAGacaccccacacccccatccccaccaggCCTCCACTGTGTGGAAGAAAATGTTGTTCTCCATTTTGAGGAGGATTAGGGCAGAGAAGAACCTTGTTTTACCCACTGTCTTTTGACTACTGCAGAAGTTAAAACCAAATGTCCAATGTACAGAATATGGCCTTTAGCCCTTTTTTGTGTGCCCAGGCACTCTCTTAAAATGTTAGGAATTAGAGCTCAAGATTGAAAAGTCTGGATATTTCACACAAAATTCCacatttctggcttctcttgaaaaCTGCAAAGATTTTGCAACTTGGCCTAAACTCCCACCAGACCGCAGTAGTAGGAGCCAAGTAGCAGCTGCCCCTTTCCATGGAGCCCAGGCTCTCCAGTTTGCCCCAGCTGGCCACTCCTCACTGGCTCCTGACCCCAAGTCCAGGCATCACTTGCCATTCATGgtggtgcttgtgctttggctggCCAGGCTGTTTTTCTTATAGTAAAGCACAGAGGAAAGTAAAGTATTTTTCAAACCCATTTCAGAGCAGGCACTCTCCATCTGGCACTTTCCATTACACGATCTGCTGGGTGCTTAAAGTCATTTGAGTTTGCAAATCCTGGTTACAGCATTTAGGTTTTCCCTCAGGTATTCAGGGAGGAACTGTAGGTGTGAAAAGGTAGCAGGAGAGAAGTAAAAGAACCTTGAGGTTTTTGTATGGATTTTATGTCCTGCCCATCAGCTCCTGTCACCCTGGGGAAGGAAGCAGCTTGCTTAGTGAGGGCAGCCCAGTCAGGAAGAGGCAGTTGAGCTCCTGCCACACCACAGTGCCATTCTCAGCTGACCAGCACTTCCTGGTTTTGAAGCGAAAGACACTGTGTTCCCTCCAGGCCTCCTGTCTTCTCAGCCACTATAGACCCAGCTAGGAGCACTTCATCACATTTTTTAACTAGAGGAGATCTTAGTTTCCCCTCCTTTTGCAGGTGGGGACACTGAGACCAGGGAAGGCCAAGCAACCTGTCCAAGTCACATAGTGAGACTCCAAGGCTCCTGGTTCTCTGCTGTCTCCACCACCCCACTCCTGAGTTCTTTGTTAGGGTCTCAGCCCTGGTCCTGGAAGCATATGCTACTCATTGCCTGTGTTGTCACCCAGGCACTGGTTGGAACAGACCAGCCCAGTGTCAGCAAAGCCCAGGTATGAGATGACCAGGCAGGAGTATGGGGGAACCAGGGCCAGGTGAGTAGGTGGGGCTCTTACCAAGTGCCCAAATGGCCCTCGGTCTCCTGCACCACGTCGTGGGACAGGGCTCCCCGCACAGGCCGCAGACATGCACACTGTAAGGCTCTTGCCTGGAACCCTCATCTGAGGCTGCCTTCTCCCTAGCCTTGGCCTGTTAATGTCAAACGCAAATCCTGCATCTTTCCCCTAAGGACCCACTGTCATGAACAAAGGGGGACCTGGGCAGGAACATTTGGGGTTAGATCTATAGCCAGAGGGGACTGCCCCCATCTGTCATCCCAGGCTCAGCCCAGAATCCCTCTCCTCCCACTTTATGACTCCTGTTATCCATCTATCTCTAGTTCCAGTGTAGTTAGAGTCCAGCCTTTGCATGTGACAGAAGCCACCAGTCCCAGGCAGACCCTGTCCTGCCTCCAGGTAGACTCCTGCCCTCTGCTGGCCTGTATGCACTTGCTCTTTTCATCCAACTCAGCCCTATGTCTGGCATATTTCAGGGAGGGAGAAATCATCTGTTGGTCAATTTGGAAGAAATGTCTAAAGGGAGAAATTTTGGGAAAATCATTTAGGTAAAGTAATGAGCTGACTTGATTTCAACGTAATCTTCAAATCTGACTCCAACAAGGCTTCCTTGACCCTGAGCTTGTCTGGGGAGGATTGGTCCATGTGCTTCTTCATCACAAGGGTGCCCTGGGGTAAGAAAAGGTGTTGTGGCACAGAGCTACCTCTGTGCCAACTGTTAATCCCCCAGAGGGCCAGTGTACAACCCTGTCCACACCCCTAACCTTTTGCACTGCCTGGGTAAAAGCCCAGCTTGCAACACCAGTTCTCAGCCCATATCTAAAGGCCAACCTGGATCCTGCCCTCAGCTTGCCATTAAGGATGCCGTAATAACTACTTTCTCTGTTACTTTGCAGTTTGTAATACTTGCTTAGGGCCCAGAAACCAGAGCCCAAGCCCATTTCTTGGCTTCCTGCCCTCATGACCCAACCTTGCACCATCCAAgcaatattttttctgttgtgaAGCTTTTTAGCGTCAGCTCTAGTCCATTCTTAGGTCCTCATTTCTTGGCATGCACACTTTCCACCAAAGGGTGCCCTTTTCTTTCCTACCACAGAAACAATTTAAGCTAGGAAGAAAGTTTTTCTAGGGCTTTGTTGGTATTAGGGCCAGGTCAGGAAAAAATGCTTGTCTGTGCCAGACAGAGTGAGCACCATCCGCCATCTGCAAGGTCAGCAAGAATGaaaagtagttttcaaagtagagCCCCATCATAGAATCAGATGgtataccttttaaaaatgtagctcTGCCCCTAGCCTATTGAATTTGAATCTCTAGGGGTGGAATCTTATGCCTCTTAAAGCTTGAAAACCATCGCTCTGAACAAAGttaatttctagcttctcttGGTTTCCCAAGAGTCAGGGTTGGTTCCAGGGTCTGTTCCAAATATGTCAGGTCAGGGATGACCATTTAATCATTTGCAAAGACcctcattcctttgttcttcctgaaGGGCCCTGTGCCATAGCCCCTCCTTCTGGGTGCCTCAAATCAAGTTCAGTATCCTGGGCCATCTCGTCTAACATCTATCTGACAAAGGACCTCTTCCAGGGCTTGTCCTTTGTGTGCAGTTCATACAGAGGCCCCTCTCACACCGAGGGCCTTTGTGAGGGCTCCCCTTCATGTGGGGCTGCAGTGTTGCCTGGGTTGCTGGACCGCAAGCCCTAGGTTTATGCTCAATGGCTGCTGGGCTCTGGATAAAGTGGCTGCCTGATCTCGGGCACACACAGGGCTCCTTCTCACTGTGGACACAGTGGGAGAGCAAAGCTCAGTGGTCTCCTGCTGTGTTAAGTTGGAACCCTCACCGGAGGTATCCCTGTGCTTGGAGCCTTTTGCTGCTGTGGGCATGTGGTGGGCAGAGGCTGGCCTCTCCAGTGCTGATTCCATAGGCAGGGCTCTGTTGCTGGGAGGCTGCCTGGAGGTCGCTACTCTTTTCCCACTTATTACCACCGAGGCTGAATTATCACATGGAAGCTCTGGCCCAACTCTTGGCACACTTGGGACTTGGGATGCATGGTATGAAGAGTGCTGGGCATAGACCATGTCAGAGTTGTGGCTGGAGGCCTTGCCACACACATTGAGGACACGGCTGATCTCTGGTATCAATTTTCTGGTGTATAAGTAGGTTGAAGGACAGAGGAAACTGTCTTGTGAAGGATACGTTTGTTTCTTACCTGTG includes:
- the LOC143667245 gene encoding zinc finger protein 764-like isoform X1, translated to MAPPLAPLSAREPNRARPKGRTPEPVRFADVAIYFSRDEWARLRRSQRALYRDVMRETYGHLGALGFRGPKPALISWVEEEAELWGPDAQDPEVGECLTEAHPAVSRNKEEKEEREDTKLPEKILSTAAQPPGLKAFKSLPAGIPQGLEQLSKAPRRGRLQLCAHPPVPRADQRHGCYVCGKSFAWRSTLVEHLYTHTGQKPFRCPDCDKGFSQASSLSKHRAIHRGERPHRCPDCGRAFTQRSALTTHLRVHTGEKPYHCADCGRCFSQSSALYQHQRVHSGETPFPCPDCGRAFAHASDLRRHMRTHTGEKPYPCPDCGRCFRQSSEMVAHRRTHSGERPYPCPQCGRCFSQKSAMAKHQWVHRPGAGGSRGRGTNGLPAPLAPGRGDLDPPVGFQHYPEIFQECG
- the LOC143667245 gene encoding zinc finger protein 764-like isoform X2, yielding MAPPLAPLSAREPNRARPKGRTPEPVRFADVAIYFSRDEWARLRRSQRALYRDVMRETYGHLGALGFRGPKPALISWVEEEAELWGPDAQDPEVGECLTEAHPVSRNKEEKEEREDTKLPEKILSTAAQPPGLKAFKSLPAGIPQGLEQLSKAPRRGRLQLCAHPPVPRADQRHGCYVCGKSFAWRSTLVEHLYTHTGQKPFRCPDCDKGFSQASSLSKHRAIHRGERPHRCPDCGRAFTQRSALTTHLRVHTGEKPYHCADCGRCFSQSSALYQHQRVHSGETPFPCPDCGRAFAHASDLRRHMRTHTGEKPYPCPDCGRCFRQSSEMVAHRRTHSGERPYPCPQCGRCFSQKSAMAKHQWVHRPGAGGSRGRGTNGLPAPLAPGRGDLDPPVGFQHYPEIFQECG